The Elusimicrobiota bacterium genome contains the following window.
ATCGTCCCGTGATGGAGCTCAATCAATAACTTAATATTTGAATCTTTTAAATCTTTTTTTACTTTTTCCAGACTTTCTCTTACTTCGGCTTTGAGTTTATGATATTCTTCTTTTCCTTTCTGATAAGTCGGCATGCATGCCCGGAAAGAGGGAGCGCCCATTTTATGTGCTGCAGAAATCAATTTTTTTATATTTTTAGTGTCAAATACCGACGCGTAACTGCCTAAATTGGAAATTGCTAATCCTGCATCTTCTGTAATTTTTTTTATGTAGACAGCTTTTTCCTCAAGTCTTTTTAAAGGGAAATGGTAATCCGGATGAATTCTCCATTCCACCGCATCATACCCTGCTTTTTTTAATTCTATTACTATTTTTTCCGGAGAAAGTTCCGGAAGAATAACCGTAAAAAGGGAATATTTCATTGTTTTCAATAGTCCGGTTGTGCAAGTAGTTTCTCTGCTGATACTTTTGCGGACAACAATCTCATCGCTCCACATGGACAGATAACATCTTTACGTGCTTTTTCTCTCTACTGTTACCTTTATTTTCCTATCTTTTATTTGAAAGTTTTAAGATAGCTTCGGCTACCATTTTCTTTGCCTGATAAATATCAGAAGGAGTTGTAGTGTATTCTGTCATACTTTTAGCTACCATATCCATACTTTTAGCAAGTGCATCTTCACCTTCTTTTGCCAGTTGTGTATTCCCTTCCTTCTTGAGTTTCTCTATCAATTGACCCAACATGTACAGATAACAATAATCTTCTCTGCCTTCTCGCATGATTTCTTCACGCATTGAACCTAAAAACGGGTTGTTCTTATCAAGCACAGGATTAGGATGAACGTAATTCCTGTTGCTTTTCATAACACTTACCGGGAATGTCTCCTCAGGAGTCTTCCAATAAGTCTGCGTTTTATTATAGTCAAAGTCCCTGAATCCATAGTCATAATTCCAAAAATCAAATAAATCAGTATTATATTTATAAGCAAGCCAGTAAACGTTTCGTTGTTCTATCAAAAGATGATACATCATGTAACCGGGAGCAATTGTATTGGCGCCCCAATACCAACCTATCCTATCGCCTGCTTTCTTACGTTCTAATAAGAAATTGACAATATCACTATTTTCCCAAAGACCCATATGAGCAGTCCATATGCCGGTATAACCTATCATTTGATTAAGAACACCTTTAGCACGACCGGTAAAACCTGTAAACCAATTTGTAAACCCGGCATCCTTTATTTCCTTTTGTGATTGCTGCCATTTCTCAAGAATTCCTGCTTTTAGAAAATCAGGCTCGTCCCAGGTCATTAATAAAAAATTATCTAACCAACCTTTCTCTTTCAAATGGTTATATACTCTTTTAAGTACTGCCTGCCGTTCCGGTCCCATACGATCATCGTTGTTTTTAATTTGAAGAGGTCCTGCAGGATAAAAATTGCGCATATCTACGAAAATCCAGAATTTTTTTATCCCGAGTTGCATAAGTTCTTCTGTCTTCTTGTCAAAATCTTCATAACTGCCTTCCGTTGGCGGATTCCAGGCTAAATATGAATTTCCGCGCTGAAGTTTTATCATATGTTTTGCTATCAGCTTTTTATATTCAAAAGCCGACAAACCTGTAGCTTTAGTAGCAGAGTTGGTGTCTATCCAGGGAATAATACCTAAAGGACATTCTTTTAATAAAACAAAATCCCAGACTGTTAAAGAAATGTTTATTTCAGTACGTTTACCGTTTTTCGGGATAATAGACACAGTCCCCGTGTAAGTCCCTGCTACCGTATTTTCCGGTACATAAAAAGTAAGCCAGACTATATTGTTCTTATTAGGATGTGCATTAAATACTTTGTCTAATCTCAACGGGTCAGGACGAAAACCAATAACATCATCCATACTTTTAAGATGACGGGCATCAAGAAACTTCTGTCTTTGTTCTTCATACCATTTACTATTTTCCTGTGGTTTGAGTATTCCATATTCTGCGTCTACATTTATCCATGCCGCAGGATGATACTCAAAATTATCCTTACTTATCTTATAAACATTCCCTTGCGATGCAATAGATAAATCACTGAACTCTACTGTTATGTCTTTCAGGTCTTCTTTACCTTTTGGGATTATAACTATCTGTGCAGGTTCATACTCGTCTTTAGCTGTAAATAGTTCTATGGTTTTATTTGTACCGGTAAATTCTTTGTCACGGAATACGCTTAACATAGAACTTTCCGTAAAAGCATCATAGGACACTGCCCCAAAAGAAACGCTTGTCAAAAAACCAATAACCGCAACTGCCGGTAATACAAACTTTAAAAACCTTTTCCTGCTCATAATACAGTCTCCCCTATGTTTTTTTAGATTCGAAAAACAAGATTCAAGAAGTAAGATAACATCTAACATTAGATTTTGGACTAAGGACTGTTTATCAATCCAAATCTAAATCTACTTATTTTCCTTCAAGTTTAAGATTTATATAATTAAAATTACCGATGAATTTAGCACCAATAGCATCCATTGACAATTTCATTACATGTTTCCCTGCATCTAAACTTACTCCTGTTTTAGTTACTGTTTGCCAAGTCGCCCATCCGCCTGTATCAGGTACTGTCATTGGTCCGGTTTTATCTACATCATCAAACTCTATATGGAACTTCCCGCCCTGACCGTCACATGATACTCGCACTTCTATTGTATATTTACCGGCAGTTTCTATGTTTATTGTATATTTTAGCCATTCGCCTACTCGAACCCAGCCAACATTAAAACCACCGCCTATATCATTACAGACCTGAATATCTACTCCTTCAGTAGTACGATATTGTTTTCCTGAGTTTATCGCATCTGTTTCGTGATATCCTACGCCTTCGCCACCTTTATCAAAATCTTCAGCTTCAATTTTTATGTCTGTGCCGGATGATTGCTTTTTAATATCCGTTGTCTCACTTGTTTTTGCATTACTTTTTTTCGAGATAATTTTCTTCTTCGCCTCTGCTTGTCCGATACAACTTAAACACATCCCAAACACTAATCCTAAAAAAATCCAATTCCTCATTTTACTACCTCCTTTTGGATTCTGTTATAGAGTTTTAGAGTTTGTAGAGTTCCAGAGTTTAAACCCTAAAACACCATAACCCTATAACTCTATAACTCTTCTCTTATTTCACTAATCCTATTTTCCCTGTCTTTTTGCTACCCGCAACGTCCTCTATCTGATAAACATATATTCCTTTACGTACTTTGTCACCATCATCATTCTTGCCATCACACTCGAGCCAGCCAAGATTACCAAAATCTATCTCTTTGAGTTCCCTGACCAACCAGTGAAAAATAAGAAGCAAGAAGCAGAAAACAAGATACAAGATTCAAGAAGAAAGAAACAAGATGACCTCTGATTTAGAACTACATTTACTGAAGCAGAGCTTTGCTCTGCAGCTACAACAGACGTTAGACCTCGGACTGCCTTTGTCTTTTATTTCCTTATCTTTTATTTGAAAGTTTTAAAATAGCTTCGGCAACTAATTTCTTCGCCTGATAAATATCAGAAGGAGTTGTGGAATAATCAGTCATACTTTTTGCAACCATATCCATACTCTTAGTAAGCGCTTCCTCACCTTCTTTAGCCAGTTGTGTATTACCTTCCTTCTTTTGTTTTTCAATTAATTGTCCTAACATAGAAAGATAACAATTATCTTCTCTCCCTTCCCGCATAACTTCTTCGCGGATTGAACCTAAAAATGGGTTGTCCTTGTCAAGTACAGGATTAGGATAAATATAATTTCTGTGGACCTTAGGTATTTCTTCCGAATTTGCCCAGTAAGTTTGTGTTGCATAGTCAAATTTTCTAAAACCAAAATCATAATCAAAAAAGGAAAATAAGCCAATATTATATTTGTAAGCAAGCCAATAGATATTTCTCTGCTCTATAAGAAGATGGTGCATCTGATAACCGGGAGCGACCAATGTAGCGCCCCAATACCAGCCTATCTTATCACCGGCTTTCTTGCGTTCCTGTAGAAAATTGATTGTATCCGGATTTTCACAAAGTCCAATATGGGCGGTCCATATACCGGAATAACCTATCATCTGATTGAGGAACCCTAATGCCCGGCCGGTGAAAGATGTCTGCCAATTTTTAAATCCGGCATCTTTAATTTCTTTTTGCGATTGCTGCCACTTCTCAAGAATGCCTTCTTTTAGAAAATTAGGTTCATCCCATGTCATTAAATAAAAGTTATCTAACCAGCCCTTCTCTTTTAAATGGTTACATAATTTTTTAAGTATTGCTTCGCGTTCCGGTCCCATACGTTCATCATTATTTTTAACGCGAAGCGGTCCGTCAGGATAAAAATACCGCTGGTCTACAAAAATCCAGAATCTGTTAATACCGAGCTGCATAAGTTCTTCTATCTGTTTGTCGGAAGTTTCATAACTGCCTTCTGATGGCGGACTCCATCCCAAACATGAATTTCCTCGGTGAAGTTTAACCATATGTTTCGCTAATATTTTCACATATTCAAAACTAGATATACCTAAAGCTTTAGAAGCAGATGTACTGTCTTCTGTTCCAAGCAGAGTTACAGGACATTCTTTTAGCAGGACAAAATCCCATACTTTTAAAGAAACATTTACTTCTGTCCGTTTGCCGTTCTTCGGAATAATAGAAACTGTCCCGGTATATGTTCCCGCTACCGTGTCTTTGGGTATATAAAAAGTAAGCCAGACTGTAGTGTTCATATTAGGATGTGCATTAAATACTTTGTCTAATCTTAACGGGTCAGGACGAAAACCAATAACATCTTCCATTTGTTTAAGATGACGCGCATCAAGAAACTTTTGTTTTTGGCTTGCACTC
Protein-coding sequences here:
- a CDS encoding sugar phosphate isomerase/epimerase; protein product: MWSDEIVVRKSISRETTCTTGLLKTMKYSLFTVILPELSPEKIVIELKKAGYDAVEWRIHPDYHFPLKRLEEKAVYIKKITEDAGLAISNLGSYASVFDTKNIKKLISAAHKMGAPSFRACMPTYQKGKEEYHKLKAEVRESLEKVKKDLKDSNIKLLIELHHGTIVPSASAAATLLEGLSCKQYGVIYDPGNMIIEGREEWSMGLEILSSYLAYVHVKNTGWVNKHGEWQKEWLPLSKGMVNWKKILQILKYKNYQGFLSIENLYNVPLTTSGLVKESLKQKCRPTSWQKRIKDDMIFLKGFNHG
- a CDS encoding carbohydrate-binding protein, giving the protein MRNWIFLGLVFGMCLSCIGQAEAKKKIISKKSNAKTSETTDIKKQSSGTDIKIEAEDFDKGGEGVGYHETDAINSGKQYRTTEGVDIQVCNDIGGGFNVGWVRVGEWLKYTINIETAGKYTIEVRVSCDGQGGKFHIEFDDVDKTGPMTVPDTGGWATWQTVTKTGVSLDAGKHVMKLSMDAIGAKFIGNFNYINLKLEGK